In Glandiceps talaboti chromosome 4, keGlaTala1.1, whole genome shotgun sequence, a single window of DNA contains:
- the LOC144433951 gene encoding aladin-like, with protein sequence MSILSSFALPPPESFVTVCELNSEFISVRAGEEDIGVYLHGTQKLDYPKVEVTPESLRPSSSQFSAKSAFLTHDETVWKRAASAWYEHGVIGVFEEIANSKSEVSPWISSLCCGCLAVVRWTHSLHGSLFPHLVMSNEEMVDLFSPTRDWYQSPVRSFAWHPHFTKMAIACRDDSIRIHSVKSDIMPICKHKLQKGISMLKWKPLSSSQLAVACQTCILIWHLDPTSLSTRPSSSSVQVLSCNGHVPVTQIEWHPDGDLLVSASPTDTAMMIWNVAMEICEPIRRLGGGGVSLLKWSPDGSKVFAGTPSSVIRVWETQTWSCERWSNISGRCQSACWSPAGDVLLFTVTEEHVIYSLTFHENKSLIGGSKIAVKCIDLSEVCLELGDQDASVGGNIQDMAWDPTGERLAVIFTGNKDTANSGHLVAVFRTRLKPEFEILPCGFVKGYPEDIPQLVSFQQKFDKGALLTVSWLSGRVSFIPLFFVPTESDDLRKQSGYSNLASSTMYRQPQLFSSRDVL encoded by the exons ATGTCTATTCTTAGTTCCTTTGCTTTGCCACCACCAGAAAGTTTTGTCACCGTATGTGAGCTAAACAGTGAGTTTATTTCTGTTAGAGCTGGGGAGGAAGATATAGGTGTTTATCTACATGGTACTCAA AAATTAGATTACCCCAAAGTAGAAGTGACACCAGAAAGTCTACGGCCATCCTCCTCACAGTTCAGTGCTAAATCTGCCTTCTTAACACATGATGAGACAGTGTGGAAACGGGCTGCCAGTGCATGGTATGAGCATGGAGTTATTGGTGTCTTTGAAGAAATTGCAAATAGCAAATCAGAAG TGTCTCCATGGATATCCTCACTTTGCTGTGGTTGTTTGGCAGTTGTGAGATGGACCCACTCATTACATGGTTCTCTATTCCCACATTTAGTG aTGTCAAATGAAGAAATGGttgatttattttcaccaaCCAGAGACTGGTACCAATCTCCCGTCAGATCATTTGCATGGCATCCACATTTTACAAAGATGGCTATTGCTTGTAGAGATGACAGTATTAGAATCCACTCTGTTAAAAG TGACATTATGCCAATTTGTAAACATAAACTACAGAAAGGTATCTCTATGTTGAAATGGaaaccattatcatcatcacagTTAGCTGTAGCCTGCCAAACTTGTATCTTAATATGGCATCTTGATCCAACTTCCTTGTCAACAAG aCCATCCAGCAGTTCAGTGCAGGTTTTAAGTTGTAATGGTCATGTCCCTGTAACTCAAATAGAATGGCACCCAGATGGAGATCTGTTAGTATCAGCATCCCCTACCGATACTGCTATGATG ATTTGGAATGTTGCCATGGAGATCTGTGAGCCCATTCGTCGTCTTGGAGGTGGTGGTGTATCTCTCCTGAAGTGGTCCCCAGATGGCAGTAAAGTGTTTGCTGGTACACCATCATCAGTTATCAG AGTGTGGGAGACTCAAACCTGGTCCTGCGAACGTTGGTCTAATATCTCGGGACGTTGTCAGTCGGCATGTTGGAGTCCTGCAGGAGATGTTCTACTATTTACAGTCACAGAAGAACATGTCATATATTCTCTCACTTTTCATGAAAACAAATCTTTGATTGGTGGATCTAAAATTGCTGTGAAGTGTATTGACCTGTCAGAGGTTTGTTTAGAACTTGGTGACCAAGACGCAAG TGTTGGAGGTAATATTCAAGATATGGCATGGGATCCAACTGGTGAAAGACTGGCTGTCATCTTTACTGGAAACAAAGACACTGCCAATTCTGGCCACTTGGTGGCAGTCTTTAGGACGAGACTGAAACCAGAGTTTGAAATATTACCATG TGGTTTTGTTAAAGGTTATCCAGAAGATATTCCACAACTTGTCAGTTTTCAACAAAAGTTTGACAAAGGTGCTTTATTGACCGTG AGTTGGCTAAGTGGTAGAGTATCATTTATACCACTGTTTTTCGTTCCAACTGAATCAGATGATTTGAGGAAACAATCCGGATATAGTAACTTAGCAAGCAGTACCATGTACCGACAACCACAATTATTTTCTTCCCGTGATGTACTGTAA
- the LOC144434698 gene encoding aquaporin-11-like: MASGWINVETAMDSVKALAVNMDRIHCLVISLSHMVGVFVLTQVLRKISKTVLPKTIYPYVAEVICLFQLTVCSFENGLIIYPEYGIVMYAFIMYLLTVGYCITFDGHGNPCGIFHELLQKRITLASVSSAAFKMACSVIGGLVALQHVKAFWSFGALNSHLHHVDVMKQPCHSAMKTYVIYGVTAELIATFIVRFVDGLSVGGKRWHKFVFAFVVVTVTLTGADYTGMMFNPALATTITSNCVGHPIQEHVLVYWIGPFLATIMAMYLLSIINQTKQQVKKKSNTENTVNGNVKLKTDNTVKSRTRKRKKYY, from the exons ATGGCTTCGGGGTGGATAAACGTAGAAACAGCAATGGACTCTGTCAAAGCACTGGCGGTGAATATGGATCGGATCCATTGTCTCGTTATTTCGTTGTCTCATATGGTCGGTGTATTTGTTTTGACTCAAGTTCTGCGTAAAATCAGCAAAACTGTTCTCCCCAAAACGATATATCCATATGTTGCTGAAGTAATATGTCTATTCCAGTTAACCGTATGCTCCTTCGAGAACGGACTAATCATATATCCGGAGTACGGAATAGTGATGTATGCATTTATCATGTATTTGTTGACAGTTGGCTACTGCATTACGTTCGATGGCCATGGTAATCCATGTGGTATCTTCCACGAACTTCTCCAGAAACGTATCACTTTGGCCTCAGTATCATCCGCGGCGTTCAAAATGGCTTGCAGTGTTATTGGTGGCCTTGTAGCCTTACAACATGTGAAAGCCTTTTGGAGTTTCGGAGCCTTGAATTCTCACTTACACCACGTGGACGTGATGAAACAACCGTGTCATTCTGCCATGAAAACCTATGTTATCTATGGAGTCACAGCGGAATTGATAGCAACGTTTATAGTTCGGTTTGTTGATGGGCTTTCAGTGGGTGGAAAACGATGGCATAAGTTTGTCTTTGCCTTTGTTGTGGTCACTGTTACATTGACAG GTGCAGATTACACTGGTATGATGTTCAATCCCGCCTTAGCAACGACCATTACCAGCAACTGTGTGGGGCACCCTATTCAAGAACATGTCTTGGTGTACTGGATTGGTCCCTTCCTAGCAACCATTATGGCTATGTATCTACTGAGCATCATCAACCAAACCAAGCAACAAGTGAAAAAGAAGTCTAACACAGAAAACACAGTGAATGGAAATGTCAAACTAAAAACCGACAACACAGTGAAAAGCAGAACAAGAAAACGTAAAAAGTACTACTGA
- the LOC144434051 gene encoding cytochrome P450 20A1-like isoform X2, translating into MRQPILAGCDVLIHGSTRSTTIPGRDPSDLKEGNLPDISAAGSFHEFLVDLHAEFGNIASFYYGSQLCVSLASVDLWKQHQNVFDKPGDLFLLYRPLIGENSILYANKGSGRSRRKLHDQNFSELAVKKHYEVFHEVCEELVDKLKSVPNEEHIPLCQYMVALALKALLRSLFGKYFYDDRAVLELKKNFDVSWHEIEQRLHVSEVPSEDSPRQKRFQKAIEGLQRLFRNQLKRRKENASSDEGNQLFIDVLAKSSNSEEEAVNDAITYLMVGFHSTAYLLAWALYFIASDDDVQDKVYKELKDVLPDEKKVNPENLKKLRYLHQVVKESMRCSTVLPWTARYQEIDVEIGGHVIPKNTPVIHALGVVLQDELLWPLPNRFDPDRFTDENSATRADIAFSPFGFAGQRSCPAAQYINTETALFLAELCKHFKWNMVEGQVVEPKYGLFTQPREEIWVTVHKR; encoded by the exons GGCTCAACAAGATCAACAACTATCCCAGGTCGAGATCCATCCGATTTAAA AGAAGGTAACCTTCCTGATATCAGTGCAGCTGGTAGTTTTCATGAATTCCTGGTAGATTTACATGCTGAGTTTGGTAACATAGCGTCATTTTATTATGGATCCCAATTATGTGTCAGCTTGGCCTCTGTGGATCTCTGGAAGCAACATCAGAATGTATTTGATAAACCTG GTGATCTCTTCCTGttatatcgaccactgattggAGAAAACAGCatactgtatgcaaataaaGGGAGTGGTAGAAGTCGCAGAAAACTACATGATCAGAATTTTAGTGAACTAGCTGTAAAGAAACACTATGAAGTCTTTCATGAG GTATGTGAAGAGTTGGTTGATAAGTTGAAATCTGTACCCAATGAAGAGCACATTCCACTATGTCAGTATATGGTAGCCTTGGCATTGAAGGCACTCCTTAGATCTCTGTTTGGAAAGTACTTCTATGATGATAGAGCTGTCTTAGAACTGAAGAAGAACTTTGATGTG AGCTGGCATGAAATAGAGCAGAGATTGCATGTAAGTGAAGTACCAAGTGAAGACAGTCCACGTCAGAAACGCTTCCAGAAAG CTATTGAGGGTCTACAAAGACTGTTTAGAAACCAACTAAAGCGACGAAAGGAGAATGCATCCAGTGATGAAGGCAATCAGTTGTTTATTGATGTATTGGCTAAATCTAGTAACTCAGAAGAAGAAGCTGTTAATGATGCAATTACATACTTAATGGTAGGATTTCACAGCACTGCTTACT TGTTGGCTTGGGCATTGTATTTCATTGCAAGTGATGATGATGTACAGGATAAAGTGTACAAAGAACTGAAAGATGTCCTACCAGATGAGAAGAAGGTGAACCCTGAAAATCTTAAAAAGTTAAG GTATCTTCATCAAGTAGTTAAAGAGTCAATGCGTTGTTCTACAGTGTTGCCATGGACAGCTAGATATCAAGAAATAGATGTTGAAATTGGTGGACATGTGATACCCAAGAAT ACCCCTGTAATCCATGCCTTGGGTGTTGTGCTACAAGATGAGCTACTTTGGCCATTACCAAACAG GTTTGATCCTGATCGGTTCACCGATGAGAATTCTGCAACACGCGCAGACATCGCGTTCTCACCATTTGGATTTGCTGGTCAACGTAGCTGTCCTGCCGCTCAGTACATCAACACAGAGACTGCACTCTTCCTGGCTGAGctatgtaaacatttcaaatggaACATGGTGGAAGGCCAGGTTGTAGAACCTAAGTACGGCTTATTTACCCAACCCAGAGAAGAAATCTGGGTAACAGTACACAaaagataa
- the LOC144434051 gene encoding cytochrome P450 20A1-like isoform X1 translates to MLDFAIFAVTFAIVLIVAVIYLYPGSTRSTTIPGRDPSDLKEGNLPDISAAGSFHEFLVDLHAEFGNIASFYYGSQLCVSLASVDLWKQHQNVFDKPGDLFLLYRPLIGENSILYANKGSGRSRRKLHDQNFSELAVKKHYEVFHEVCEELVDKLKSVPNEEHIPLCQYMVALALKALLRSLFGKYFYDDRAVLELKKNFDVSWHEIEQRLHVSEVPSEDSPRQKRFQKAIEGLQRLFRNQLKRRKENASSDEGNQLFIDVLAKSSNSEEEAVNDAITYLMVGFHSTAYLLAWALYFIASDDDVQDKVYKELKDVLPDEKKVNPENLKKLRYLHQVVKESMRCSTVLPWTARYQEIDVEIGGHVIPKNTPVIHALGVVLQDELLWPLPNRFDPDRFTDENSATRADIAFSPFGFAGQRSCPAAQYINTETALFLAELCKHFKWNMVEGQVVEPKYGLFTQPREEIWVTVHKR, encoded by the exons ATGCTTGACTTTGCCATATTTGCTGTTACCTTTGCCATCGTTTTGATTGTTGCGGTCATATATCTATACCCT GGCTCAACAAGATCAACAACTATCCCAGGTCGAGATCCATCCGATTTAAA AGAAGGTAACCTTCCTGATATCAGTGCAGCTGGTAGTTTTCATGAATTCCTGGTAGATTTACATGCTGAGTTTGGTAACATAGCGTCATTTTATTATGGATCCCAATTATGTGTCAGCTTGGCCTCTGTGGATCTCTGGAAGCAACATCAGAATGTATTTGATAAACCTG GTGATCTCTTCCTGttatatcgaccactgattggAGAAAACAGCatactgtatgcaaataaaGGGAGTGGTAGAAGTCGCAGAAAACTACATGATCAGAATTTTAGTGAACTAGCTGTAAAGAAACACTATGAAGTCTTTCATGAG GTATGTGAAGAGTTGGTTGATAAGTTGAAATCTGTACCCAATGAAGAGCACATTCCACTATGTCAGTATATGGTAGCCTTGGCATTGAAGGCACTCCTTAGATCTCTGTTTGGAAAGTACTTCTATGATGATAGAGCTGTCTTAGAACTGAAGAAGAACTTTGATGTG AGCTGGCATGAAATAGAGCAGAGATTGCATGTAAGTGAAGTACCAAGTGAAGACAGTCCACGTCAGAAACGCTTCCAGAAAG CTATTGAGGGTCTACAAAGACTGTTTAGAAACCAACTAAAGCGACGAAAGGAGAATGCATCCAGTGATGAAGGCAATCAGTTGTTTATTGATGTATTGGCTAAATCTAGTAACTCAGAAGAAGAAGCTGTTAATGATGCAATTACATACTTAATGGTAGGATTTCACAGCACTGCTTACT TGTTGGCTTGGGCATTGTATTTCATTGCAAGTGATGATGATGTACAGGATAAAGTGTACAAAGAACTGAAAGATGTCCTACCAGATGAGAAGAAGGTGAACCCTGAAAATCTTAAAAAGTTAAG GTATCTTCATCAAGTAGTTAAAGAGTCAATGCGTTGTTCTACAGTGTTGCCATGGACAGCTAGATATCAAGAAATAGATGTTGAAATTGGTGGACATGTGATACCCAAGAAT ACCCCTGTAATCCATGCCTTGGGTGTTGTGCTACAAGATGAGCTACTTTGGCCATTACCAAACAG GTTTGATCCTGATCGGTTCACCGATGAGAATTCTGCAACACGCGCAGACATCGCGTTCTCACCATTTGGATTTGCTGGTCAACGTAGCTGTCCTGCCGCTCAGTACATCAACACAGAGACTGCACTCTTCCTGGCTGAGctatgtaaacatttcaaatggaACATGGTGGAAGGCCAGGTTGTAGAACCTAAGTACGGCTTATTTACCCAACCCAGAGAAGAAATCTGGGTAACAGTACACAaaagataa